The following coding sequences are from one Salvia hispanica cultivar TCC Black 2014 chromosome 3, UniMelb_Shisp_WGS_1.0, whole genome shotgun sequence window:
- the LOC125214477 gene encoding YTH domain-containing protein 1-like has product MRRSISKIPYRPSISAALSTSSGGGGRGRGAPSHFQFTVDTPPEDESKNSNRDAASPPPHGHGRGRGIPPSFSSFVNNESNPSTFGRGRGIGFVPPNSFSPRREESAIQSPQQPNPKMSFLSKYEEAELDSAGSEAPPAPIKSVPSSIFNVLSGAGRGKPDTPPASQPEKPKPRASEQRRSSNEGTARVQLSEEEKVKKAMGILSKRDVGGGGAGPEVRAERWGGGRGSGRGGGGRGRGRGMARGRGGRGGYGGRGSRDDRYGDAEDEPAEFLGDPAAEEKVAKRLGPEVMSKLSEEFEEMSSRVLPSPMDEALLEAYETNIMIECEPEYFMEEFGTSPDIDEKAPIPLRDALEKMKPFLMAYEGIQSQEEWEEIMEETMKRVPLMKSILDHYAGPDRVTAKQQLGELERVAETLPASTPASVKRFTDRAVLSLQSNPGWGFDKKCQFMDKLIMEVSQQYK; this is encoded by the exons ATGAGAAGAAGCATCTCCAAAATCCCTTATCGCCCTTCGATTTCCGCCGCTCTCTCCACCTCATCAGGCGGCGGAGGTAGAGGCCGCGGCGCTCCTTCACATTTCCAGTTCACCGTCGACACCCCACCGGAAGACGAATCCAAAAATTCCAACCGCGACGCCGCTTCTCCGCCGCCGCACGGCCATGGTCGCGGCAGAGGTATTCCTCCTTCGTTCTCTTCCTTCGTCAACAATGAATCAAACCCCTCCACATTCGGCCGGGGCCGCGGCATTGGTTTTGTTCCCCCAAATTCCTTCTCGCCGCGGCGAGAAGAATCTGCAATTCAATCGCCGCAACAACCTAATCCCAAAATGTCGTTCCTGTCGAAGTACGAAGAAGCAGAATTGGATTCCGCTGGATCAGAAGCTCCTCCTGCCCCAATCAAGTCGGTTCCATCGAGTATCTTCAATGTTTTGTCGGGTGCTGGTCGGGGGAAGCCCGACACACCCCCTGCGTCGCAACCGGAGAAGCCGAAACCCCGTGCTTCGGAGCAGCGCCGGTCATCTAATGAGGGCACTGCTCGAGTGCAGTTGAGTGAAGAGGAGAAAGTGAAAAAGGCGATGGGAATATTGTCAAAAAGAGACGTAGGTGGAGGGGGAGCTGGCCCCGAAGTTAGAGCTGAAAGATGGGGAGGAGGGAGAGGAAGtggacgaggaggaggaggccggggaagaggaagagggatggcgagaggaagaggaggaaggGGAGGATACGGTGGAAGAGGAAGCCGAGATGATAGATATGGGGATGCAGAAGATGAACCTGCTGAGTTTTTGGGGGACCCGGCTGCTGAGGAGAAAGTGGCTAAGAGACTGGGGCCGGAGGTTATGAGCAAACTGTCAGAAGAGTTTGAGGAAATGTCGAGCAGAGTGTTGCCGTCTCCTATGGACGAAGCTCTTCTGGAAGCATACGAAACGAACATAATG ATTGAATGTGAGCCGGAGTACTTCATGGAAGAGTTTGGCACGAGCCCCGATATTGATGAGAAAGCTCCTATTCCTCTTCGTGATGCACTTGAGAAGATGAAGCCATTCCTTATGGCATATGAAGGGATTCAGAGTCAAGAAGAGTGGGAG GAAATTATGGAAGAAACAATGAAGAGGGTTCCTCTTATGAAATCAATTTTAGACCATTATGCTGGTCCAGATAGAGTGACTGCGAAGCAACAACTAGGAGAGCTTGAACGAGTGGCTGAAACTCTCCCAGCTAGCACACCTGCTTCTGTGAAACGTTTTACTGACCGTGCTGTTCTCTCGTTGCAG AGCAATCCAGGATGGGGATTTGACAAGAAATGCCAATTCATGGATAAGCTGATAATGGAAGTTTCTCAACAGTACAAGTGA
- the LOC125215515 gene encoding scarecrow-like protein 21, with amino-acid sequence MQKASQEALACSSVHSSHILPSKSQDTELSFQAYAEPFYTLESTPVTGSAVFSSPTVTSVSSNKSPFSPLLSHSYVSDIHHSSDNSSSLNDSFDSLWLLSNESMGPECGSMYNGSSTDESAQPCYSTRYHRIIEMASNMDLKQLLIACAEVISEADIISFSERKIAASAAETLLDMIQERVSVSGEPLQRLGAYMLEALRARLLSSGSLICKKLKCDEPSGPDLMSHMQLLAQILPFYRFAYTSASVVIGEAMENEKRIHIIDFQIAQGSQWLSFIQAVAQRPGGPPYVRITGVDDSESAHARGGGLELVGQRLAQLAESCGVPFEFHGAATSVCDVQLENLNVQHGEAVAVNFPYVLHHIPDESVSTSNHRDRLLRLVKSLSPKVMTLVEQESNTNTATFSQRFRETLDYYAAMFECIDAAALARDDMQRINAEEHCVAKDVVSIIACEGNERMERHEVFGKWRWRLSMAGFSQIRITPSVTTAVRDMLKEYSPSYGVAEANDAVYIGWKNKALVSFSGWR; translated from the coding sequence ATGCAGAAGGCATCCCAGGAAGCTCTAGCATGTTCAAGCGTCCACAGTTCTCACATTCTACCGAGTAAAAGCCAGGATACTGAACTTTCTTTTCAGGCCTATGCTGAACCATTCTACACTCTGGAATCAACACCAGTGACTGGTTCCGCTGTCTTCAGTTCACCTACAGTTACGAGCGTCTCTTCCAATAAGAGTCCCTTCTCTCCGCTACTTTCTCATTCTTATGTGTCAGATATCCATCACTCATCGGATAATAGTTCATCTTTGAATGACTCTTTTGATTCACTATGGCTGTTGAGTAATGAGTCCATGGGACCTGAATGTGGCAGTATGTATAATGGATCCTCAACTGATGAATCGGCGCAGCCTTGTTACTCCACTAGGTACCATAGAATCATAGAGATGGCCTCGAATATGGACTTGAAACAACTGCTCATAGCCTGTGCTGAAGTAATATCTGAAGCTGATATCATCTCTTTCTCTGAGAGAAAGATCGCAGCATCAGCTGCGGAAACTCTGCTGGACATGATACAGGAAAGGGTTTCGGTATCAGGCGAACCTTTACAGAGATTAGGTGCGTACATGTTGGAAGCGCTCAGGGCAAGGTTGCTTTCGTCAGGAAGCTTAATCTGCAAAAAGTTGAAATGCGATGAACCGTCAGGTCCCGACTTGATGTCTCATATGCAGTTGCTTGCTCAAATATTGCCATTCTACAGATTTGCTTATACGTCTGCCAGCGTTGTCATTGGAGAAGCCATGGAAAACGAAAAAAGAATCCACATCATCGATTTTCAGATTGCACAGGGCAGTCAATGGTTGTCTTTCATTCAGGCTGTCGCTCAGCGGCCTGGTGGTCCACCATATGTTCGCATCACAGGTGTAGATGATTCGGAATCAGCTCATGCTCGAGGTGGAGGGTTGGAGTTAGTTGGTCAGAGGTTAGCCCAATTAGCCGAGTCGTGTGGAGTACCTTTCGAATTCCATGGCGCTGCAACATCAGTGTGTGATGTACAACTGGAGAATCTCAACGTACAGCACGGGGAAGCAGTGGCTGTAAACTTCCCTTACGTACTGCATCACATACCGGATGAAAGCGTGAGCACTAGCAATCATCGAGACCGGCTCCTCAGGCTGGTGAAGAGCTTGTCTCCCAAGGTCATGACCCTTGTTGAGCAGGAATCCAACACCAACACTGCTACTTTCTCCCAACGATTTCGTGAGACTCTGGATTACTATGCAGCAATGTTCGAGTGCATAGATGCAGCAGCCTTGGCAAGAGACGACATGCAACGGATTAACGCAGAGGAGCATTGTGTGGCGAAGGATGTCGTCAGCATAATAGCTTGCGAGGGGAACGAGCGGATGGAGAGACACGAGGTCTTTGGTAAATGGAGGTGGAGACTATCAATGGCTGGATTTTCACAAATTCGAATCACTCCATCTGTTACTACTGCTGTGAGGGATATGTTGAAAGAGTATAGCCCCAGTTATGGTGTAGCAGAGGCCAATGATGCTGTTTATATTggatggaaaaacaaagctcTTGTATCATTTTCTGGTTGGAGATGA